The following nucleotide sequence is from Mesorhizobium sp. J8.
GTGTCGTCAGCAGCCCCTTCATCGGTATGTCGCGGTTGAGCAGCATCGCCACGCCGAAGCCGACGAAGAGCTGTCCGGCAACCGATATGATGACGTATTTCGCCGTGATGGCGAAGTTCGACCAGACATAGGGATCGTTGAGCAGGTCGCGGTAATTCTGCAATCCGACGAAATTGGCCGGCGCATTGGTCGACGCGCGGAAGTCGGTGAACGAGTAGCCCAACGAATAGATCAGCGGGAAGATGTTGAAGACAATCAGGAACAGGATCGTCGGAATGATGAAGAGATTGCGGATCGAAATGTCGCTGAGGCCGCGCGCCGCGGCCCGCGAGGACCTGTCGAGCGTGGTGATCATCGTGGTCGCCAAAACCCTGCTCCGGATGCTTGAAAAACAAACGGAGGAGGCTCTCGAGCCTCCTCCGCGAGGCATGTCGATTACTGCACGCGGCCGTATTTCTTGAAGGTTGCGTTCCAGTCGGCGGCGAGTGCGTCCAGCGTTTCCTTGGCGGTGCCAGGTCCGCCGATCACATAGGGATAGATGCGCTGGTTGAGCTGCTGCAGCAGTTCGGCATATTCCGGCACCGCCCAGAAATCCTTCACCTTGAACATGGTCTCATAGAACGCCTTGTTGTAGGGCGTAGCGCTCTGGAACTCAGGCGATTTCAGCACCGCGGCGCTGCAGGTATAGCCGCCGAGAGCCGCCCACTTCTTCTGGGTCTCGTCCTTGATGAACCATTCCAGGAACTTCATTGCCTCGTCCTGCTTCTGCGAGTAGGAGACGATCGAGATGCCCTGGCCGCCAAGCGCCGCGAACTGGTCGCCATTGGGGCCTGGAGGATTGGCGAAGAAACCGGTGTTCTTGGCGTTCGGGTTCGAGGCCTCGTTGATCAGCGAGGGGAAGAAGGCGAAGTAGTTCATGCTCATCGCCGCGAGGTTTTCGGTGATCGCCTGGTTGTCCTCGACGAAGAACGACTTGGCCCAGCCGGGAGGCGTGAACTTGTAGAGTTCCCGATAGGCATCGAGCGCGGCGACCGCCTTCTCGGAATTGATGTGGCCGTCGACCTTGTAGGTCGCATAGTCGCCGAGCTCGCCACCATAGGAGAACAGCGCGTTCTCGAAGCCCATCGCCATCGCGTCATAGGAATTGTCGGTGTAGATGGCGATGCCGTATTTCTTCTGGTCCGGCCGGTAGAAGAATTCGGCGATGTCGCGCAACGCTTTGAAATCCTTCGGCACGTCGAGGTCGTAGCCATACTTGGCCTTGAAGGCTTCCTTCTCCTTCGGATCCTCGAACCAGTCCTTGCGATATGACCAGCCGACGGCGTCGCCCTCGAGCGGGATTGCCCAGTACTTGCCGCTGTTGCCGGGATATTCGGCGTAGTACTTGACCGTCGCCGGCGCCATCACGTCGTTGAGCTTGTGCTTGTTGAAGAAGTCGGTCAGGTCGACATAATGACCGCCGGTTGAGCCCGCGCCGAGCCACTGCGAGTCGCCCACCACCAGATCGTAAGCGTCGCCATGGGCGTTGAATTCGGTGAAGGCCTTGGTCTGGAAATCGGACCACGGCGTGGTCTCGACCGTGATCTTGACGCCGGTTTCCTTCTCATACTCGTTGCCGAGTTCCTGCAGGTAGTTAGCCGGGTCCCACTCCGCCCAGAAGATGGTGAGCGACTTTTCCTGCGCATGGACGGATGTCCCGCAGGCAAGCGCCAGGCCGACACCAGCAAGCACGCTGGTCACTATCTTGCGCATAGTTTTCCTCCCTTGTGCGCATTCTATCGTGTCATGCGAACCGGCAGCGAAGCCGGCCCTGGTAGTTCCTCCTGCGATGGCACCCTTGCCGGTTCCAGGCCTCCTCGCCCTGCCGGAAATGGAACGCGGCCATCAATTTTGATCCGCTTTATTTGGCTATATCTGGTATTACCAATCTCAGCTTGGCGTCAAGCGCTTTCTTCAGCGACCGAAAGCAGTCGAAAGCGCCAATCCTTACGATATCTGGCTGTTTTCCCTTGTTTTTCCTACTCTGCGATACGCAAGACCATTGTCATGAGCTGCTTGCCACAATTAACATTCGCACCCGGCCCCGCAATCTGGTCGAACCAGATTTAAATGGCCGGCGCCTTTGGCGTCGCCGACATTCCTGCCGATTTTGCTTCTGATTCCGCCATCGCAGAGCGCACCAGCGCCCCCGCGGCCCATTGCGCGACCGCCATCATTTCGGCGCTGTTCAACCCCCAGATATCCTTCAGCACCGTGACCACCTCGACGCCGAACACCAGCGACAGCGCCTGCGCCAGGCGCCTGAACTGGCGTGGTTTCAGGCGGCCCTTGAGCGGCGCAATCGCATCCTTCAGCAGGTCGACGCGATGGCCGCGCGTGAAGGCGGGCTCGGATCCGAGCGTGCCGGCCTGGCGCCGCGCCCATTGGTCGAGGGACAGCTTCAGCGCCGCCTTGAATGTCGCCTCGAAGGCCTCGATGCGCGGCATCGCGGTGGCGAACAGATCCGCCACGCGCCGTTCGGCATCGTCGGAGGCCGACTTCCAAGTGAGGATCGGGCCGAGCCCTTCATCGACCACGGCCTGCACCAGCGCCGCCTGGCTCGGGAAATACCGATAGGCGGTGGCGCGCGACACCTCCGCCGCCTCCGCGACCTCGCTGACCGAGGGTGTCATGCCGGACTGCATCAGCCGCGTCGCCGTTTCCAGCATCAACCGCCTGGTGCGGGCGCGCGCGCCCTTCTCGACGCCAGGCGCCTGGGCGGCCTCATCCTTGGCGACGGCTTGTTGACGTGAGACATCCATATCAATACGATACGCGCGTCTCAAAAATTTGCAATGGCGCAATGCCGGGCAATGATAGGTCCCCACTGGCGACGAGCCTTCGCCGAGGAGCTCAAAGGTGGGCAAGAAAGGCAGGCGGCAAAGCCGACCATGCCCGACGACGGGGAACCGCGCATGAAGCGCATCTATGTGGTCGGCACCGCCGACACCAAAGGTGAGGAGCTTGCCTTCCTGGCCGATGCCGTCACTGCTGCCGGCGGCGCGGTCGTGCGTGTCGATATCGGCACGCGCGGCGCGACCGTCCCGGTGGATATCCCGGCCAGCGAAGTCGCCGCGCATCATCCCGAGGGAGCCGGAGCGGTGCTCGGGACCAATGACCGCGGCGCCGCCGTTGCCGGCATGGCCGCCGCATTCGCCGGTTTCATTCGCTCGCGCGACGACGTCGCCGGCGTGATTGGCATCGGCGGCGGGGGAGGCACCTCGATCGTCACCGCCGGCATGCGCGCGCTGCCGCTCGGCCTGCCGAAGCTCATGGTCTCGACGCTGGCCTCCGGCGATACCGCGCCATACGTCGACGTCTCCGACATCATCATGATGCCGTCGGTGACCGACATGGCGGGACTGAACAGGCTCTCCCGCACGGTGCTGCACAATGCCGCCCAGGCGATCGCCGGCATGGCGGCGAAGCCGGCTCCGGCCGCCGCCGGCAAGCCGGCGCTGGGGCTCACCATGTTCGGCGTCACCACGCCTTGCGTGACCGCGATCGTCGAGCGCTTGCGCGCCGATTATGACTGCACGGTCTTCCACGCCACCGGCACAGGCGGCCGCTCGATGGAGAAGCTCGCCGACAGCGGCCTGCTTGCCGGCGTCCTTGACATCACCACGACCGAGGTCTGCGATCTCCTGCTCGGCGGCGTGCTGCCGGCAACCGACGATCGCTTCGGCGCCATCGCCCGTACGAAATTGCCCTATGTCGGCTCGGTTGGCGCGCTCGACATGGTGAATTTCTGGGCGCCGCCGACCGTTCCCGAAAAATATCGTGGGCGGCTGTTCTACGAGCACAACCCAAACGTCACCTTGATGCGCACCACGGCCGACGAATGCCGCCGGATCGGCGAATGGATCGGCGGCCGCCTCGCGCGATGCGACGGTCCTGTCCGCTTCCTGATCCCGGAAAAGGGCGTCTCGGCGCTGGATATCGAAGGCGGCGCCTTCTTCGACGCGGAGGCAGATCAAGCGCTGTTCGACGCGATCGAGCGGACGATCGTGCCGACGAAAGACCGCACCGTCAGGCGCCTACCGCTGCACATCAACGATCCCGCCTTCGCCAAGGCCGCGGCCGAGGCTTTTCTCGACATCGCCAACAAGTGAGACAGACAAGCATGGCTGCCATCCCACGCAAAACGATCCTGGAAAAATTCCGCAAGATGATCGCCGACGGCGTGCCGATCGTCGGCGGCGGCGCCGGCACCGGCCTGTCGGCCAAGGCCGAGGAAGCCGGCGGCATCGACCTGATCATCATTTACAATTCCGGCCGCTACCGCATGGCCGGGCGCGGCTCGGCCGCCGGCCTGCTCGCCTATGGCAACGCCAACGAGATCGTCAAGGAAATGGCCTATGAGGTGCTTCCGGTGGTGAAGAAGACGCCGGTGCTGGCCGGCGTCAACGGCACCGACCCCTTCGTCATCATGCCGCTGCTGCTTTCCGAGCTGAAGACGATGGGCTTTTCCGGCGTGCAGAATTTTCCGACCATCGGCCTGTTCGACGGCACCATGCGCCAGAGTTTCGAGGAGACCGGCATGGGTTTCGGGCTCGAGGTCGACATGATCGCCGAGGCGCACAAGCTCGACCTACTCACCACGCCCTATGTCTTCAACCCGGACGAGGCGCGCGCCATGACGAAAGCCGGAGCCGATATCGTCGTTGCCCATATGGGCGTGACCACAGGCGGCTCGATCGGCGCCACCTCGGCAAAGACGCTCGACGCCTGTGTGGTGGAGATCGACGCCATAGCCGATGCCGCGCGCTCGGTGCGCAAGGACGTGATCCTGCTTTGCCATGGCGGGCCGATCTCGATGCCTGACGACGCCCGCTATATCCTCGAGCGCTGCGAGGGACTGCACGGCTTCTATGGCGCGAGCTCGATGGAGCGTCTGCCGGCCGAAGCGGCAATCGCCAGGCAGACGGCGGATTTCAAGACGATCGCGAAAAGGAAGGGATGATTCAATGGCCGACAGGAGCAAGGTGTTCGTCTACCCGAAGGATGTCAGCGCCTTCGGCTTCGACTGGGGCAGACTGTCGTTGACCGTCGCGCCGGAAGTGAACGGCGCCGCGCGCTTTTCCGGCGGCGTCGTCGACCTGCCGCCCGGCAGGGGCCACACCCGCCACAACCATCCTGGCGCCGAGGAGATCATCTTCGTCATCTCGGGCCATGGCGAGCAGATGGTCGAGGACGAGAAGGGCAATCCGGTGGTGGCGAAGGTCGGTCCCGGCTGCACCATCTATGTGCCGGAAAGCCGCTTTCACTCGACGCTCAACACCGGCGACCAGCCGATGCAGCTTTTCGTCGTCTACTCGCCCGCCGGCCCGGAACTGGCGCTGCGCGCCCTGCCGGATTTCAGGCTGCTGCCGCCGGGCGGAGAAAGTTCAACATCGTAGAAATCTGCAAATCAGCGCCTCCGAATAACCGAATTTTGAAACGATTCCACCGGTTATCGCCGACCAGGAAGGGGGTATGCTCTTGCGCCGGTACTTGATGATAATTCCGGCCGTAGCTGCGCTATCAATCTGGATTGCCTGGGAACACTACCAGAGGGTTTTCTACGAGAGTGCCTTACCCGAACCAATCCAGGTTAATGGCATAGTCACCAGAGGAAGTGACGCGACGATACTTTCCCGCGAAGCATGCGGCGGAGTGATCTTTAGCCTGACAGATGAAACAGTCTCGGCGATAAAGCAGCGAGGTCTGTCCTTCTTTCTGAGCGCCCGCCAGGGTCGGGGCTACTTGGAAGATACGCGAGAAGCGTATTATCACAGTTACGCGGAATGGCAGGAAACGCCCATTCCCGAAGGCTGGGTCGGCGGCGAAGGTATTTTCTCGCTATCTCTGACCTGCATGAACAATTCGAACGCCATGGATAAAGCCATCTGGGAGGCGATGAAACGTCCGGGAACCTATTTCACGAGAGCGCGAGAATCCGAACTCGTGGTCATACCAAGCCTAAAAATAGCAGTGCTGGCCTATTTCGGTTAGACCGTCCCGCCCCTGTTCCACCCGCGCCCGCGGTCGCCGAACATCACGTAGCCGCTCTCCGTCACCGCGACCGTGTCCTCCAGCTTGATGAAGCCGCGCGTCGGGTGGAGCATGGTCGTCTCGACGGACAGCACCATGTTCTTTTCCAGCGGCTTGGCGGCATAGGTGCCTTCATAGGCGACCGGATGGTTGGTCATCAGGAACGGCGCCTCATGCGTGATCAACCCCATGCCGTGGGCGAAGAAATCCGTGTAGGCCGCAACTTTCGAGGCTTTCAGCACGCTTTCCGCATGCGAAATCATGTCGCCGCCCAGCGTGCCCGCCTTGACCTTGGAAAAGGCCGCCTGCTGCACGGCCTCGACTTCGGCCAGCAGATCCTCCAGCTCGGCATCCGGCTCGCCGAGCACGCCCATGCGGCAAAGGTCGCCGATATAGCCGTGACAATTGCCGCCGGAATCGATCGACAGCACCTCGCCCTTCTTCCACGCCTGGCTTGACGCCGCACGGTTGTGGCTGGAGCCCAGCGTCAGCAGGCAATATTCGAAATGCGCGCCGCGATTGGTCTCCTCGCGCCTTAGCCGCTCGATGATGTCGGTCTTTGTTGTTCCTTCGCGCGCCCAGGCGATCGTCGCCAGCATCGAGTCGGTGATCAGCTCGGAGGCGATGCGCAGCTGTTCCAGCTCCGCCTCGGTCTTGATGGCGCGCATGCTCTCAAGCATGCCGGTCGCATCGATCAGCTTGGCATCCGGCAACGCCTTTCGGACCAGCGCATAGGCGTCGGACGGCAGGAAGCCCGGCTCGATGCCGATGCGCGCCGCCGACTTGCCGATCTGCTTGAGATGCTCCACCGCCAGATTGGCGGCATCGAGCGTGCCCCAGCATGCGGCGTGCAGGGTCGGCGTCCAGAACGGATGGTTCTGGTGCTCGCCGCCTTCCATCTTGTTGCCGATATAGGCCGCATGCTCGGGCCCGCCCTTCTCGTAAAGGACGATCGGCAGATAGCGGCTGTGGCCGATCGCATCCATCGCCGCGAAGAAGATGAACTTGTAGCCGCCAAGCAGATATTGCGTGTTGTGCTTGGAGGTGGCGAAGAGCACGTCAATGCCGGCCTCTTCCATCAGCCGGTCCACGCGCGCCTGGTCGAATGGAACGCTGCTGACCTCGGTCTTGCCCGGAGCGATGTTCATCTGCCTCTCCCTGATTTTCATCGGCTGCAAGGGCGCCGAATTGTCATGAATTATGGCTGTCGGCCAAATCTGCATCATTTTGGCCACTCTGGTCCAGCCAGAATTGATCACTTTCGCGCCAAAAGGCGGTTTCGATTCGAGGTTCAATCCCGCTCCTCACCATCTGGTCCTACCAGATCATGAGATCGGAACTCCTTTTAGCTGGGTGGTCCAGCGGACGGAAATTTCAAAGCCAAGCCATGATGCGCCAAATCCGTCTCTGGCGAAACCTTTGCCAAGGGCCATAATCGCCCGATTGCCGCGCCCCCGACGGCGCGAAGAGGGGAGTTTGAGCGATGTCCGAATTGACGATTTCACGCCGCGGCCTGCTGGCCGGCTCGGCGCTGCTGCTGGCCTCGACCGCGCTGCCGGCCATCGGCCTCGCGCAGACGCCGAAGAAGGGCGGCCGCCTCGTGCTGGCCGCCGATTCCGAACCGCGCAACCTCAACCCGGCCATCGTCGCCTCCAACGGCGTCTTCTTCATTTCCAGCAAGATCGTCGAGACGCTGGCCGAAGCCTCCTTCGACGGCAAGGACGGGCTTCAGCCGCGGCTCGCGCTTTCCTGGGAGGGTACCGCCGACGGCCTGTCGGTGACCTTCAAATTGCGCGACGGCGTCAAATGGCATGACGGCAAGCCCTTCACCTCCGCCGATGTCGCCTTCTCGGCGCTGCGGATCTGGAAGCCGCTGCAGAATCTCGGCCGCACCGTGTTCAAGGACCTGGAGGCCGTCGACACGCCGGACGAGCTGACCGCAATCTTCAAATTCGCCAAGCCGACGCCGTTCCAGCTGATCCGCAACGCGCTGCCGGCGCTGTCGAGCGTCGTGCCGAAACACATCTATGAGGTGGGCAAGATCGAGGACAATCCGGCCAACAACGCGCCGGTCGGCACCGGCCCGTTCAAATTCGCCGAATACAAGGCCGGCCAATATTACCGGCTGACCCGTAACGACGCCTATTGGGGCAAGGACGAGCCTTATCTCGACGAAATCGTCTACCAGGTGCTGCCCGATCGCACGTCTGCGGCTGCCGCGCTCGAGGCGGAAGAAATTCAGCTCGCCGCCTTCTCCGCCGTGCCGCTCGCCGATCTCGACCGCATCTCCAAGGTGCCCGGCCTGAAGGTCATCACCAAGGGCTATGAGGGGTTGACCTACCAGCTCGTCGTCGAGATCAACCACCGCCGCAAGGAACTGGCCGATCTGAAAGTGCGGCAGGCGATCGCGCATGCCATCGACAAGGACTTCGTCGTCAAGACGATTTTTCTCGGCTACGCCGCGACCGCGACGGGCCCGGTGCCGAAAAACGACCCGCAATTCTACACCGCCGACGTGCCGACCTATCCCTTCGACCTCGCCAAGGCCAATGCGCTTCTCGACGAAGCCGGCTACAAGCGAGCCGATGACGGCAAGCGCTTTGCGCTGAAGCTGCTGCCGGCGCCCTATTTCAACGAGACCAAGCAGTTCGGCGACTACCTGCGCCAGGCGCTCGCGGTCATCGGCATCGAGGCCGAGATCGTCAACAACGATGCGGCCGCGCATATGAAGGCGGTCTACACCGACCATGCCTTCGACCTCGCCGTCGGCCCGCCGGTGTTCCGCGGCGATCCGGCGATCTCGACCACCATCCTGGTGCAGAGCGGCATTCCCGACGGCGTGCCTTTCTCCAACCAGGGCGGCTACAAGAACGCCGAGCTCGACGCGCTGATCGCGAAGGCATCGGAGACGCTCGACACGTCCGCCCGCACCGATCTCTACAAGGAGTTCCAGAAGAAGGTCGCGGCCGACCTGCCGCTGATCAACGTCGCCGAATGGAGTTTTATCAGCGTCGCCCGCGACACCGTGGGCAACATCGCCAACAACCCGCGCTGGGCGGTGTCGAACTGGGCGGACACTTATTTGGCGGGTTGATCCTGCCCTTGCGGTTCGACAGTAGGGGTGCTCAGCTTCGGAGAATGACAGTTCCTTCGCGTCCCCCTCTGTCCTGCCGGACATCTCCCCCTCTTGGGGGGAGATTAGCAGTTCTTGCGCCTCGCTCATTCCTGCGGCGTCGGAAATTGGCGAAAGTCGATGTGACGGCTGATCTCCCCCTAGAGGGGGAGATGTTCGGCAGGACAGAGGGGGGCGCCGTAGAGCGCGGCCGCCAAGGGTTGCGAGCAGCGTCTTTTCTCCATGACCCGCGCCTTCAACCTCCTGCGCCGCCGTCTCGTCGGCAGCATCTTCGTTCTCCTTATCGTCGTCATCGGCAGCTTCCTCCTCCTCGAAGCCGCTCCCGGCGACGCGGTCGACGCCTATATCGTCTCGACCGGCGGCGATGCCGGCATGATCGAATTGTTGCGTCATCGCTGGGGCCTCGACCAATCGGAGCTGACGCGGCTGGCAAACTACCTTTGGGCGCTGCTGCATCTCGATCTCGGCCAATCCGTCACCTTCTCGCGGCCGATCCGCGAAATCATCCTCGAGCGCCTGCCGACCACGCTGATCCTGATGGGCAGCGCCACCGCGCTTTCCTTCGGCCTTGGCTCTGCGCTCGGCATCTATACCGGCGCCCGACCCGGCAGCTTCCGCGACCGCTTCCTGTCGATCGGCTCGCTGGCGCTCTACGCCGTGCCGGGCTTCTGGCTCGGCCTCGTGCTCATCGTCGTCTTCGCCGTCGATTTGCGCTGGCTGCCGATCGGCGGCATCGAGACCATCGCCTCAGGTAAAACCGGATTTTCCCGCGCCACCGACATTGCCGTCCATCTCGTGCTGCCGGTGTCGGCGCTCGGCTTCATCTATCTCGCGCTCTATCTGCGCATGATGCGCGCCGGCATGGCCGAGGCCTGGCGGCAGGATTTCGTGCTTGCCGCCCGCGCCAGGGGACTGCCCCGCCGCCGCATCGTGCTCGCCCATGTCGCCCGCAACGCACTTCTGCCGCTGGTCACTATGCTCGGCCTGCAATCGGCGCAGATGCTGGGCGGCAGCGTCGTCATCGAAAGCGTTTTCGCCGTGCCCGGCCTTGGCCGGCTGGCGCAGGAGGCCGTCGCCGGACGCGACACGCCGCTGCTGCTCGGCATCATCCTGGTCAGCGCCGTCCTGGTCGTCGTCATCAACCTTCTGGTCGATCTCGCCTACGCTATCCTCGATCCGCGCGTCGGCGCCGGCGAGGCAAGCGCATGAACCGCCTGCGCCGTTTCTTCCGCACGCCGGAAGCGATCGCCGGCGCGCTTATCCTCGCCCTGCTGGCCGCGATGACGCTAGCGGCGCCGCTGCTCTTTCCCGGCGACCCGCAGGCCATCGCCGGCCCGGCGCTGCTGCCGCCTTTCCAGGACTGGTCGCTGCCGCTCGGCACCGACCGGCTCGGGCGCGACGTGCTGGCCGAGCTGTTCCACGGAGCCCGCACCTCGCTGGCGGTGGGGCTGGCGGCGGCGGCGGCCGCGCTCCTCATCGGCGCGATGGTCGGCACCTTGGCCGGCTTCGCTGGCGGCCTTGTCGACGAAGTGCTGATGCGCGTCACCGATGCCTTCCAGACCGTGCCGAGCTTCCTGCTGGCGCTCGCTTTCGTCAGCATCGTCGGTCCTTCGCTCGGTGTGGTCGTCGCGGCCATCGCGCTCGGCGCCTGGACCGGACCGGCGCGGGTGGCGCGCGCGGAAGTGCTGTCGATCCGCGAGCGCGACTATGTCGCCGGCGCCCGCGTTATCGGCATGCATCCACTGGAAATTGCTTTTCGCGAGGTGCTTCCAAATGCCCTGCCGCCGGTGCTGGCGCTGTCAGCGGTGATCGTGGCGGCGGCGATACTCACCGAAGCGGCGCTCTCCT
It contains:
- a CDS encoding phosphoenolpyruvate hydrolase family protein; this encodes MAAIPRKTILEKFRKMIADGVPIVGGGAGTGLSAKAEEAGGIDLIIIYNSGRYRMAGRGSAAGLLAYGNANEIVKEMAYEVLPVVKKTPVLAGVNGTDPFVIMPLLLSELKTMGFSGVQNFPTIGLFDGTMRQSFEETGMGFGLEVDMIAEAHKLDLLTTPYVFNPDEARAMTKAGADIVVAHMGVTTGGSIGATSAKTLDACVVEIDAIADAARSVRKDVILLCHGGPISMPDDARYILERCEGLHGFYGASSMERLPAEAAIARQTADFKTIAKRKG
- a CDS encoding ABC transporter permease; translated protein: MTRAFNLLRRRLVGSIFVLLIVVIGSFLLLEAAPGDAVDAYIVSTGGDAGMIELLRHRWGLDQSELTRLANYLWALLHLDLGQSVTFSRPIREIILERLPTTLILMGSATALSFGLGSALGIYTGARPGSFRDRFLSIGSLALYAVPGFWLGLVLIVVFAVDLRWLPIGGIETIASGKTGFSRATDIAVHLVLPVSALGFIYLALYLRMMRAGMAEAWRQDFVLAARARGLPRRRIVLAHVARNALLPLVTMLGLQSAQMLGGSVVIESVFAVPGLGRLAQEAVAGRDTPLLLGIILVSAVLVVVINLLVDLAYAILDPRVGAGEASA
- a CDS encoding ABC transporter substrate-binding protein, which codes for MSELTISRRGLLAGSALLLASTALPAIGLAQTPKKGGRLVLAADSEPRNLNPAIVASNGVFFISSKIVETLAEASFDGKDGLQPRLALSWEGTADGLSVTFKLRDGVKWHDGKPFTSADVAFSALRIWKPLQNLGRTVFKDLEAVDTPDELTAIFKFAKPTPFQLIRNALPALSSVVPKHIYEVGKIEDNPANNAPVGTGPFKFAEYKAGQYYRLTRNDAYWGKDEPYLDEIVYQVLPDRTSAAAALEAEEIQLAAFSAVPLADLDRISKVPGLKVITKGYEGLTYQLVVEINHRRKELADLKVRQAIAHAIDKDFVVKTIFLGYAATATGPVPKNDPQFYTADVPTYPFDLAKANALLDEAGYKRADDGKRFALKLLPAPYFNETKQFGDYLRQALAVIGIEAEIVNNDAAAHMKAVYTDHAFDLAVGPPVFRGDPAISTTILVQSGIPDGVPFSNQGGYKNAELDALIAKASETLDTSARTDLYKEFQKKVAADLPLINVAEWSFISVARDTVGNIANNPRWAVSNWADTYLAG
- a CDS encoding M24 family metallopeptidase gives rise to the protein MNIAPGKTEVSSVPFDQARVDRLMEEAGIDVLFATSKHNTQYLLGGYKFIFFAAMDAIGHSRYLPIVLYEKGGPEHAAYIGNKMEGGEHQNHPFWTPTLHAACWGTLDAANLAVEHLKQIGKSAARIGIEPGFLPSDAYALVRKALPDAKLIDATGMLESMRAIKTEAELEQLRIASELITDSMLATIAWAREGTTKTDIIERLRREETNRGAHFEYCLLTLGSSHNRAASSQAWKKGEVLSIDSGGNCHGYIGDLCRMGVLGEPDAELEDLLAEVEAVQQAAFSKVKAGTLGGDMISHAESVLKASKVAAYTDFFAHGMGLITHEAPFLMTNHPVAYEGTYAAKPLEKNMVLSVETTMLHPTRGFIKLEDTVAVTESGYVMFGDRGRGWNRGGTV
- a CDS encoding Tm-1-like ATP-binding domain-containing protein; translated protein: MKRIYVVGTADTKGEELAFLADAVTAAGGAVVRVDIGTRGATVPVDIPASEVAAHHPEGAGAVLGTNDRGAAVAGMAAAFAGFIRSRDDVAGVIGIGGGGGTSIVTAGMRALPLGLPKLMVSTLASGDTAPYVDVSDIIMMPSVTDMAGLNRLSRTVLHNAAQAIAGMAAKPAPAAAGKPALGLTMFGVTTPCVTAIVERLRADYDCTVFHATGTGGRSMEKLADSGLLAGVLDITTTEVCDLLLGGVLPATDDRFGAIARTKLPYVGSVGALDMVNFWAPPTVPEKYRGRLFYEHNPNVTLMRTTADECRRIGEWIGGRLARCDGPVRFLIPEKGVSALDIEGGAFFDAEADQALFDAIERTIVPTKDRTVRRLPLHINDPAFAKAAAEAFLDIANK
- a CDS encoding ABC transporter permease, translated to MNRLRRFFRTPEAIAGALILALLAAMTLAAPLLFPGDPQAIAGPALLPPFQDWSLPLGTDRLGRDVLAELFHGARTSLAVGLAAAAAALLIGAMVGTLAGFAGGLVDEVLMRVTDAFQTVPSFLLALAFVSIVGPSLGVVVAAIALGAWTGPARVARAEVLSIRERDYVAGARVIGMHPLEIAFREVLPNALPPVLALSAVIVAAAILTEAALSFLGLGDPNRVTWGGMIAEGRTVLRTAPFLSVVPGVALVLTVLGVYLAGEGVVESAAVRRSLS
- a CDS encoding ABC transporter substrate-binding protein yields the protein MRKIVTSVLAGVGLALACGTSVHAQEKSLTIFWAEWDPANYLQELGNEYEKETGVKITVETTPWSDFQTKAFTEFNAHGDAYDLVVGDSQWLGAGSTGGHYVDLTDFFNKHKLNDVMAPATVKYYAEYPGNSGKYWAIPLEGDAVGWSYRKDWFEDPKEKEAFKAKYGYDLDVPKDFKALRDIAEFFYRPDQKKYGIAIYTDNSYDAMAMGFENALFSYGGELGDYATYKVDGHINSEKAVAALDAYRELYKFTPPGWAKSFFVEDNQAITENLAAMSMNYFAFFPSLINEASNPNAKNTGFFANPPGPNGDQFAALGGQGISIVSYSQKQDEAMKFLEWFIKDETQKKWAALGGYTCSAAVLKSPEFQSATPYNKAFYETMFKVKDFWAVPEYAELLQQLNQRIYPYVIGGPGTAKETLDALAADWNATFKKYGRVQ
- a CDS encoding TetR/AcrR family transcriptional regulator, giving the protein MDVSRQQAVAKDEAAQAPGVEKGARARTRRLMLETATRLMQSGMTPSVSEVAEAAEVSRATAYRYFPSQAALVQAVVDEGLGPILTWKSASDDAERRVADLFATAMPRIEAFEATFKAALKLSLDQWARRQAGTLGSEPAFTRGHRVDLLKDAIAPLKGRLKPRQFRRLAQALSLVFGVEVVTVLKDIWGLNSAEMMAVAQWAAGALVRSAMAESEAKSAGMSATPKAPAI
- a CDS encoding cupin domain-containing protein → MADRSKVFVYPKDVSAFGFDWGRLSLTVAPEVNGAARFSGGVVDLPPGRGHTRHNHPGAEEIIFVISGHGEQMVEDEKGNPVVAKVGPGCTIYVPESRFHSTLNTGDQPMQLFVVYSPAGPELALRALPDFRLLPPGGESSTS